The following proteins come from a genomic window of Diprion similis isolate iyDipSimi1 chromosome 8, iyDipSimi1.1, whole genome shotgun sequence:
- the LOC124410037 gene encoding peroxiredoxin-6-like isoform X1, with amino-acid sequence MRLNSVIPNFKAQTTQGPIDFYKWQGNSWVVLFSHPADFTPVCTTELGRIAVHAPEFAKRNTKVLGLSCDKLQEHVDWVNDIKSYCQDIPGDFPYPIISDPDRTLAVQLDMIDEENRKNPDFAQTVRALYVISPDHRLRLAMIYPTSTGRNVDEILRVIDSLQLVDRIPEVATPANWVPGEKVMILPTVKDADIPKLFPGGVDKVSMPSGKVYVRTTTDY; translated from the exons ATGAGGCTGAACTCCGTCATCCCCAACTTCAAGGCCCAGACCACCCAGGGACCGATAGATTTCTACAAATGGCAGGGAAACtc GTGGGTGGTGCTGTTTTCGCACCCAGCTGACTTCACCCCGGTGTGCACAACGGAGCTGGGACGAATCGCGGTTCACGCGCCGGAATTTGCCAAGCGAAACACGAAAGTCCTCGGACTTTCCTGCGACAAGCTCCAGGAGCACGTCGACTGGGTGAACGACATAAAGTCCTACTGCCAGGACATCCCCGGGGACTTTCCCTACCCCATTATATCCGATCCCGATCGCACCCTCGCCGTACAGCTGGACATGATCGACGAGGAGAACCGGAAGAATCCCGACTTCGCGCAGACGGTTAGAGCCCTCTACGTCATCAGTCCTGATCACCGTCTTCGCCTGGCGATGATCTACCCGACTTCGACTGGACGCAACGTCGA tGAAATTCTCAGAGTCATTGACTCCCTGCAGCTGGTTGATCGCATCCCAGAAGTTGCAACACCAGCCAACTGGGTG cCTGGAGAAAAGGTAATGATTCTTCCCACGGTGAAAGATGCCGATATTCCAAAACTGTTCCCCGGTGGAGTCGACAAAGTAAGCATGCCTTCCGGTAAAGTTTACGTCCGCACAACAACCGACTACTGA
- the LOC124410036 gene encoding glycerol-3-phosphate dehydrogenase [NAD(+)], cytoplasmic-like isoform X2: MGRTKKKVCIVGSGNWGSAIAKIVGANTVKFNTKFEERVTMYVYEEMINGKKLTEIINEQHENVKYLPGHKLPENVVAVPDLIEAAKDADFLIFVIPHQFIRTLCATLLGKIKPTAVGLSLIKGFDQGDGKSIELISKIIENLLKIQCYVLMGANLANEVAEGKFCETTIGCKDKRTAPLLRDMIQTENFRVVVVEDAEAVEVCGALKNIVACGAGFVDGLGLGDNTKAAIIRLGLMEMVKFVDTFYGGSKLSTFFESCGVADLITTCYGGRNRRVCEQFVKTGKTIKQLEDELLAGQKLQGPATADEVHTMLVNRGATDKFPLFTAVHRICIAELKPAEFIDQIRSHPEHVFAPKALYVY, encoded by the exons ATGGGTCGCACAAAGAAGAAGGTCTGCATCGTCGGGAGCGGAAATTG GGGATCAGCTATCGCCAAAATTGTCGGAGCGAATACAGTCAAGTTCAACACCAAGTTTGAGGAGCGGGTCACGATGTACGTTTACGAGGAAATGATAAACGGAAAGAAACTTACCGAGATCATCAACGAGCAGCACGAAAACGTGAAGTACCTTCCGGGCCACAAACTTCCGGAGAACGTG GTCGCCGTTCCCGATCTCATCGAGGCAGCGAAGGACGCCGACTTTCTGATCTTCGTTATCCCTCATCAATTTATCCGAACCCTATGCGCAACTCTGCTTGGAAAAATAAAGCCAACAGCCGTCGGTCTGTCGCtgataaaa GGCTTCGATCAAGGCGATGGAAAATCGATCGAGCTGATATCTAAGATAATCGAAAACCTGCTGAAAATACAATGCTACGTTCTAATGGGAGCAAATCTCGCCAACGAAGTTGCCGAGGGGAAATTTTGCGAGACGACGATAG GCTGCAAGGATAAGAGAACTGCGCCTCTTTTGCGAGACATGATTCAAACCGAAAACTTCAGAGTCGTTGTAGTCGAAGATGCTGAAGCCGTCGAAGTCTGCGGCGCGCTCaag AATATTGTTGCCTGCGGAGCGGGTTTCGTCGATGGTTTGGGCCTCGGTGATAACACAAAAGCGGCAATAATCAGACTGGGACTGATGGAGATGGTGAAGTTCGTCGACACTTTTTACGGTGGTTCGAAACTCTCGACTTTCTTCGAAAGCTGCGGAGTGGCCGATCTGATAACGACTTGCTACGGAGGCCGAAATCGACGCGTTTGCGAGCAGTTCGTGAAAACCGGAAAG aCCATCAAGCAACTCGAAGACGAGCTTCTTGCGGGTCAGAAACTCCAGGGACCAGCGACTGCTGACGAGGTTCACACGATGCTTGTAAATCGCGGTGCCACCGACAAGTTTCCGCTCTTCACAGCCGTTCATCGCATCTGCATCGCTGAGCTGAAACCTGCCGAATTTATCGACCAAATTCGAAGCCATCCTGAGCACGT GTTCGCTCCGAAAGCTCTCTACGTCTACTAG
- the LOC124410036 gene encoding glycerol-3-phosphate dehydrogenase [NAD(+)], cytoplasmic-like isoform X1 — MGRTKKKVCIVGSGNWGSAIAKIVGANTVKFNTKFEERVTMYVYEEMINGKKLTEIINEQHENVKYLPGHKLPENVVAVPDLIEAAKDADFLIFVIPHQFIRTLCATLLGKIKPTAVGLSLIKGFDQGDGKSIELISKIIENLLKIQCYVLMGANLANEVAEGKFCETTIGCKDKRTAPLLRDMIQTENFRVVVVEDAEAVEVCGALKNIVACGAGFVDGLGLGDNTKAAIIRLGLMEMVKFVDTFYGGSKLSTFFESCGVADLITTCYGGRNRRVCEQFVKTGKTIKQLEDELLAGQKLQGPATADEVHTMLVNRGATDKFPLFTAVHRICIAELKPAEFIDQIRSHPEHVMRLDGVIEDDDEEAA, encoded by the exons ATGGGTCGCACAAAGAAGAAGGTCTGCATCGTCGGGAGCGGAAATTG GGGATCAGCTATCGCCAAAATTGTCGGAGCGAATACAGTCAAGTTCAACACCAAGTTTGAGGAGCGGGTCACGATGTACGTTTACGAGGAAATGATAAACGGAAAGAAACTTACCGAGATCATCAACGAGCAGCACGAAAACGTGAAGTACCTTCCGGGCCACAAACTTCCGGAGAACGTG GTCGCCGTTCCCGATCTCATCGAGGCAGCGAAGGACGCCGACTTTCTGATCTTCGTTATCCCTCATCAATTTATCCGAACCCTATGCGCAACTCTGCTTGGAAAAATAAAGCCAACAGCCGTCGGTCTGTCGCtgataaaa GGCTTCGATCAAGGCGATGGAAAATCGATCGAGCTGATATCTAAGATAATCGAAAACCTGCTGAAAATACAATGCTACGTTCTAATGGGAGCAAATCTCGCCAACGAAGTTGCCGAGGGGAAATTTTGCGAGACGACGATAG GCTGCAAGGATAAGAGAACTGCGCCTCTTTTGCGAGACATGATTCAAACCGAAAACTTCAGAGTCGTTGTAGTCGAAGATGCTGAAGCCGTCGAAGTCTGCGGCGCGCTCaag AATATTGTTGCCTGCGGAGCGGGTTTCGTCGATGGTTTGGGCCTCGGTGATAACACAAAAGCGGCAATAATCAGACTGGGACTGATGGAGATGGTGAAGTTCGTCGACACTTTTTACGGTGGTTCGAAACTCTCGACTTTCTTCGAAAGCTGCGGAGTGGCCGATCTGATAACGACTTGCTACGGAGGCCGAAATCGACGCGTTTGCGAGCAGTTCGTGAAAACCGGAAAG aCCATCAAGCAACTCGAAGACGAGCTTCTTGCGGGTCAGAAACTCCAGGGACCAGCGACTGCTGACGAGGTTCACACGATGCTTGTAAATCGCGGTGCCACCGACAAGTTTCCGCTCTTCACAGCCGTTCATCGCATCTGCATCGCTGAGCTGAAACCTGCCGAATTTATCGACCAAATTCGAAGCCATCCTGAGCACGT aaTGAGACTGGACGGCGTTATtgaagacgacgacgaggaagCTGCCTAG
- the LOC124410037 gene encoding peroxiredoxin-6-like isoform X2 — translation MRLNSVIPNFKAQTTQGPIDFYKWQGNSWVVLFSHPADFTPVCTTELGRIAVHAPEFAKRNTKVLGLSCDKLQEHVDWVNDIKSYCQDIPGDFPYPIISDPDRTLAVQLDMIDEENRKNPDFAQTVRALYVISPDHRLRLAMIYPTSTGRNVDEILRVIDSLQLVDRIPEVATPANWVVSDLIIFKRVHRFGTRR, via the exons ATGAGGCTGAACTCCGTCATCCCCAACTTCAAGGCCCAGACCACCCAGGGACCGATAGATTTCTACAAATGGCAGGGAAACtc GTGGGTGGTGCTGTTTTCGCACCCAGCTGACTTCACCCCGGTGTGCACAACGGAGCTGGGACGAATCGCGGTTCACGCGCCGGAATTTGCCAAGCGAAACACGAAAGTCCTCGGACTTTCCTGCGACAAGCTCCAGGAGCACGTCGACTGGGTGAACGACATAAAGTCCTACTGCCAGGACATCCCCGGGGACTTTCCCTACCCCATTATATCCGATCCCGATCGCACCCTCGCCGTACAGCTGGACATGATCGACGAGGAGAACCGGAAGAATCCCGACTTCGCGCAGACGGTTAGAGCCCTCTACGTCATCAGTCCTGATCACCGTCTTCGCCTGGCGATGATCTACCCGACTTCGACTGGACGCAACGTCGA tGAAATTCTCAGAGTCATTGACTCCCTGCAGCTGGTTGATCGCATCCCAGAAGTTGCAACACCAGCCAACTGGGTGGTAAGTgacttaattattttcaaacgagTTCACCGATTTGGAACAAGGAGATAA